The Pelagibacterium halotolerans B2 nucleotide sequence GGCAAAAGGTTCAAAAAGGGCCAAAGCCCGCGCAAAATGCACACCTATTGCACCGCGCGCGACAGAGCCTTTCGGGTTGCCTCAAGCACGGCCACAAAACGCTTCGACCGTTCGATCGAGGCTTTGATCTCGGCGATTTTTCCCGCGAGAAAGCGATCGGCGTCGAAGGTCTCGAGATCGCCCGTTTCCATTACCCGGACCAGAACTTCAAGCTCCGCAATACTCATTCCGGCATCTCGGGCCTGCGCGATCATGTCCAGCCGGTCCACGGTGTCGTCGGGATAGTCGCGATAGCTGTTGGAAGGGTCTTGGGAGGGCCGGGACGAAATCAGCCCCCTGCGCTCGTAAAACCGGATCGTATCCCGCGTCATGCCCGTCTGCCTTGCCAGGGCGCCCACCCGCATCGCAACTCCAAAACCGTTGACTGCACTCCATGGTTCTATTAAGGTCCATGCCCAATGGTGTCAAGATGACCGACCGGCCGGGAATGGAGGCTGTTGTGGGACCGATATGCCAAAGCTGCTCCATGCCCATGAGCAAGGACCCCCAGGGCGGTGGCACCAATGCCGATGGTAGCCGATCGACCGTTTATTGCTCGCTGTGCTGGCGGGATGGCGCGTTCGCCCAGCCTGGCTTTACGGTCGGGCAGATGCAGCAATACTGCATCGAACAATTGCGCAAGCAGGGCATGCCACACGTAATGGCATGGGCGTTCACCCGCTCCCTGCCGCGCCTGCAGCGCTGGCGGAACTAGCCTTGGGCGTTCTCGACCAACTCGCCGGCGCCCTGGGCCGCAATGATGAACAACCCAATATCGCCCTTGCCGAACGGCTCGTTGCCCAAAGAGACCGCGCCGCCATTGCCATCCTGGTCGATGCGCTGCAGGGAACCGGAAAAGCCGTTGCCAACGACGCCATCAAGGTGCTTTACGAGATCGGCTATCGCGCACCCGAGCTTATCGCGCCTCATGCAAGCGCCTTTCTCTCCCGCCTTGGGATGAACGCCAATCGCCAGACCTGCGGCACTTTGAAAGCTCTTCAAACCCTTGCGCCGCTTGAACCGGATTTGCTGGCCGGGCATCTCGATACCATTCTGGCCGCCGCTGACGCCGGCTCGGTTATCGCCAAAGATGCAGCCATGGAAATTCTGGCGGCGCTGGCCCGTACGGGCCACTACGAAAAAGCGGCCCCGATCATGCTCGATCGAATCGAAACGGCCCCCGTCAATCAATTGCCCGCCTATGCCGAGCTCGCCGCCACGATCGCGACCGGCCAGGACCGACCACGGCTTCTTGCCATCCTCGAAAACCGGGTCGCCGCGATCTCCCAGCCTGCAAAGCAAAAGCGCATCGCCAAAATAATCCGCACCCTCTCGCGCTGATCGGTGGTGCCCGGCAACAAAATCGCGCAGGAACTCAAAAAGGCCGCCATGGGGCAATTGACGCGACGTCCTGTTTGCCTATAGTCCGCCGCGACAAATCTGCTGCGGGTGTGGTGGAATTGGTAGACGCGCTGGACTCAAAATCCAGTTCCGAAAGGAGTGCCGGTTCGATCCCGGCCACCCGCACCATAATTTGCTCCGGCGCTCATGCGTGTCACGCGGCGCAAAAAGCATACTCCGACTCCCGGTCCGACTGGACTGCTCAGGCCCGCGCTATCCGCCTCCTTGCGGACAACTGCCCCTCTCCCATGTGAGTCGGGGGCATCCTGGAAACCGTCGCGCTGTCACGGCCCAGAGCATTTCCGCTTTTCTTCGAATCGCGAAAATCCTCTAAGTTGTTGTTTCGTCGCGCGTCCGAACCGCAAAACCGTTTCCACTTTTGCTGGACGCGCTCTAGCGCCAGAAGGGTTTGAGGCCGACCAGCGCGTCGCGCGCCGCCTCCGCTTTCGCCAGCGTATCGGTTGCGTCGGCGCCCGACAGCACGCCCTCGGCGCCTGCCATGTCGTCCAGTCCGTTCCGGGCCAGAAGACCGGGCGCCGCCGCAAGATCGTTGAGCGTGCCCAGCTTGTCCTGCACGGCCTGCAGCCCGTCGATGAACCGGGCATGGCGCTTTGCGGCCTTCTTGCCGGTATAGAGCCCGGCAAAAAATTCGCTGCCATAGCGCAGCTTCTTGGCCAGCTTGCGCACCTCGTGCCGGTCCTCGTCCCCCAGTCGGGTCAGCCCATCGCTGCGCTTTTTGAATTTGCGGAACGATTTTTCCAGTGCCTCGGCAGCAAATTCGCCGATCCCGCCCCCGCGCGCCGCATCGGGAGCGTCCCGCCACGCCCCCACGGCGACCCACCCGGCAAGATCGACCATCAGCGCCCGGGCCCGCGCCGAACCCAGAACCGCTTCGAGCCCGCCATGCGCGTCTTCGCGCAACCGGGCAATGGCAATCCGCAACTCTCCGGACCGCGCCCGGTCATAGAGCACGTCGAGATCGCGAACATCACCCAATTGTTTCGCCAGCCATTTGAGCTCGTCGCGAAAATGGGAATACCGCTCGTCCTCGACCACCGGCTTGAACAGCGTGAGCGCCGAGCGCAGGCGCCGCAGCCCCACCCGCGCCTGATGCAGCGCCTCGGGTGGGTGCCGGCGCAATACGATATCTTCATTGAGCCTGTACTGCCGCAGGCAGGCCCCGGCAATCGCCGCAAAACCGTCCTCGACCCGCTGATCGGCCGAAAGCGGGATGAACTCGGCCTTTGCGCTTTCCGCCACCGCATCGAGCAGCCGGTAGCCGCGCTCCGATTTTGTTGTCACCCCGAGCCGCACCCCGGCCAGCGCGTCGAGCTCCCGGGCCAGTGCGAACAGCGCGTGGGGCGCGCCCGATTTCAGTTCCAGTTCGATCTCGCAGAACGCGCTCCGCCGGTCGTCGGCAAGGACAATCCCATTATCGACCGCCACCTCGATAACGCTGTCGCCGCGCACGATATCGAGACCGTGCCGCTCCACCTCGAGCGAAAACAGTGGCGCCAGAGCGTCCAGCGTTTGCGGCGGCAATCCGGCCAGCGGGGTATCCGCGCCGAGCTCGGGCCATTCCGATGACACGGGCTTTTCCCATTCCCGGCGCGCGAAAAGCCCGGCAGACTTGCCCTGCGCCGCCTTGACCGTCTGGACGTGACGCGTCCCGTCAAATCGCGTCCTGAGCGACAGGCCCGCCATGGCCAGTGAGCGGCCGGGCGTGTCGAAATAGACGGAGCGTAAATTCCGCCGTTCCATCTCCCCCTGCGCCTCGCCCCACTGAAGAACGGGCCCCGCAGCCTGCGGCGCGATCTGGAGCTTGAGTTCGATTTCGTTGGCCATGGAAAGAACCGCCGGGTCGCAAAAACACCCTACACAATACGAAATGCAATTTCAGGGCAATCGCGGAACGGCTGGAGGTCTTTTGCATTAACCTTTTGTCCATCAAGGTTAACGGGTCCCGGGGAATACGGCCATGCTGTCCATCGAACCGCTGAACCAGGCCGATATCCCGGCAACGGCCAATCTGCATCGCCAGAATCTGCGTCTGGGACTTTTTCCCAAACTCGGCCGGCATTTCCTCGGCCTCTATCAGGAAAGCTTCGCCCGCTCCCCCTACGGCATCGCGCTTGTGGCCCGCGACGAGGATGCGGTCGTCGGCGCTCTGTTCGGCACCACTTCGAACGCCGAACACTACCGCTGGGTCACCCGCAATTTCGGCTCGAAGCTCGCGCTGGCCGGCTGCGGCGCCATGATCACCCGCCCCCAGGTCGCTCTCGATTTCGCCCGCACCCGCGCCGGACGCTACGCAAGAGGCGTAGCCCGCCATATCGGGCTCTTGCCGTCAGTGTCGAGCGCCTCCAATGGCGCCCCGCGCCCGGTTTCGGTCCTCAGCCACATCGTCACCGACGTCAATGTCCGCCGTCGCGGCATCGGTCGCCGGCTGATCGAGGGCTTTGCCGACCGCGCGACGGTGCAGGGTGTCCATCGCGCCCTTCTGGTCACCGAGGAGGGTGGACTGGGCACGCCGTTCTTTGAAAGACTGGGCTGTCGTCTGGTCGGCCGGCACAAGAGCCAGGACGGAGCCACACTGAGGGAATACAGGCTGATACTCGATGAGGAAGGTGCTTATGAGGATCTGGATGGCGGTCGCGTCGCTTACACTGTTGTGCGCGCCTATCCAAAACGGCTGGGCGCAGCGCCCTCCCTCTCCCAGCGCCCCTGAAATCGTCAGTCCGGCCACCCATCAGAACGGGGCCGAACCGCTTTCTCCCAACGAGACTCATCCCAACGCCAAGCGCCTGGCCAGTGAAGTGGCATTGGCGCTGACCACCTATTCCCAGGCCGAAACCACCGGCCAGATCGCCGAACGGCTCGATTTTGCCGGCCCCGGGGCAGAGGCGTTGGCGGCCACCTTTCATGTGCCCGGCGCGTGGTCGCAGGGCCGCATCATCTATCCCCAATTGGGCGGTCTCGGCACCGGCGCCGCTTCGGTGATGGTCGTCGTCGAACAGATGGTCGGCACCCCCGAGGGAATACAGGTCTTCATCCGCACCCTCGATGTCAGGCTGGCGCTGTCGGGTGGGGTCTGGCGCTTTGCCGATCTCGCTTCGATCGGCGGCACGCTGATAACCGAGCCGGCCCCGCTCACGCAACAAGCCCTCGCCGTCCTCAACGATCCCCGCATCGAAATGCCCGATTCGGCCCGTTGGGATATTCTTTCGGGCGGCATCTCTCCCGATCTTCTCGCCATCATGGCGCGTCTCGCAGAGCGCACCCCCTATGGCGTCGTCACGCTATCCCAGGGCCATCCCTATGAAGTGTTCGGCACCGACCGCCAGTCCGATCACACACGGGGCCGGGCGGTCGATATCTACAGGCTGGGCGACACGCTGGTCATCGACGGCCGGGCGGAGGGTTCGGAGATTCACCGGGCCGTGCAATGGCTCTACGACCAGCCCGAAATCCGCCAGATCGGCTCCCCCTGGGCCCTCGATGGGGTCGGCGGCAAATCGTTCACCGATCGCCTGCATCAGGACCATCTGCACATCGCGGTAGCGCGATGAACAAAGATCAGGCGCGCCGGCGTTCGGGCTCCTCTTGTCCCGCCTGCGCGCGATCGTAAAGCATGCGCGCCCGCGCCACTTCATCCTGATGCGCCGCCGCCCAGTCCCACAGCGCTCCGATCGGGCCGGTCAGCGTAGAGCCCATTTCGGTCAGCGTATATTCCACCCGCGGCGGAATTTCCGCATAAACGGTGCGCGTCACCAGCCCGTCGCGCTCGAGATTGCGCAGGGTCAGCGTCAGCATGCGTTGGGACACCCCGTCGATGGCCCGGCGCAACTCGGAAAACCGCATGGTGCCACCCTTGAGCCGGCCCACCACCATGACGCTCCATTTGTCGCCGATCCGGTTGAGGATATCGCCCATCGCGGTGCAAACCGTCGCTTCGTCGGGCTCGATATTGGCCATGGCCAAACCACCTTTCAGATTGAATTAAGGTACATATAGGCCCCTTGGTTACCAAAGGGAACCCTTGGCCAAAAAGCCACACGCTCCAGCTTGCCGTGCACAGAGCCGGCGCGGGCATTGTTTAGCCAAAATTGCCCTGTTATGGATCGAACCAAGCTTTAACTGAACGATAACGGAGTGAGCGCGGTGCAGTCTGTCCGGCGGTTGCTGTCCATTTGTGTCCTGGTTCTCGGCACCCTTTCGGCCACCCTGTCCTCAGCCCTCGCGCTGCCCCAGTTGC carries:
- a CDS encoding zinc ribbon domain-containing protein, whose amino-acid sequence is MEAVVGPICQSCSMPMSKDPQGGGTNADGSRSTVYCSLCWRDGAFAQPGFTVGQMQQYCIEQLRKQGMPHVMAWAFTRSLPRLQRWRN
- a CDS encoding winged helix-turn-helix transcriptional regulator encodes the protein MANIEPDEATVCTAMGDILNRIGDKWSVMVVGRLKGGTMRFSELRRAIDGVSQRMLTLTLRNLERDGLVTRTVYAEIPPRVEYTLTEMGSTLTGPIGALWDWAAAHQDEVARARMLYDRAQAGQEEPERRRA
- a CDS encoding MerR family transcriptional regulator, with amino-acid sequence MRVGALARQTGMTRDTIRFYERRGLISSRPSQDPSNSYRDYPDDTVDRLDMIAQARDAGMSIAELEVLVRVMETGDLETFDADRFLAGKIAEIKASIERSKRFVAVLEATRKALSRAVQ
- a CDS encoding CHAD domain-containing protein, whose protein sequence is MANEIELKLQIAPQAAGPVLQWGEAQGEMERRNLRSVYFDTPGRSLAMAGLSLRTRFDGTRHVQTVKAAQGKSAGLFARREWEKPVSSEWPELGADTPLAGLPPQTLDALAPLFSLEVERHGLDIVRGDSVIEVAVDNGIVLADDRRSAFCEIELELKSGAPHALFALARELDALAGVRLGVTTKSERGYRLLDAVAESAKAEFIPLSADQRVEDGFAAIAGACLRQYRLNEDIVLRRHPPEALHQARVGLRRLRSALTLFKPVVEDERYSHFRDELKWLAKQLGDVRDLDVLYDRARSGELRIAIARLREDAHGGLEAVLGSARARALMVDLAGWVAVGAWRDAPDAARGGGIGEFAAEALEKSFRKFKKRSDGLTRLGDEDRHEVRKLAKKLRYGSEFFAGLYTGKKAAKRHARFIDGLQAVQDKLGTLNDLAAAPGLLARNGLDDMAGAEGVLSGADATDTLAKAEAARDALVGLKPFWR
- a CDS encoding GNAT family N-acetyltransferase translates to MLSIEPLNQADIPATANLHRQNLRLGLFPKLGRHFLGLYQESFARSPYGIALVARDEDAVVGALFGTTSNAEHYRWVTRNFGSKLALAGCGAMITRPQVALDFARTRAGRYARGVARHIGLLPSVSSASNGAPRPVSVLSHIVTDVNVRRRGIGRRLIEGFADRATVQGVHRALLVTEEGGLGTPFFERLGCRLVGRHKSQDGATLREYRLILDEEGAYEDLDGGRVAYTVVRAYPKRLGAAPSLSQRP